From a region of the Tachysurus fulvidraco isolate hzauxx_2018 chromosome 5, HZAU_PFXX_2.0, whole genome shotgun sequence genome:
- the tmem74b gene encoding transmembrane protein 74B, whose protein sequence is MECVNCVELRELRPSGHGIENTSFCNEEEETRVCGVNSRTTSQHFPSDSGGGTSSQILQGDVYSDEEQEPVYEEHSVDYSFMLALVFLISGIVLVVIAYIIPREAQINPDQVTARQMEKLEMYYAQLSSHLDKCIIAGLGLLTLGGMLLSVLLMISLCKGELYHRKKFGILRRSMKSYGSINMRMGQLASGNGSEPIMECYSSTDT, encoded by the coding sequence ATGGAGTGTGTGAATTGTGTAGAGCTCCGTGAGCTCAGGCCCTCGGGACATGGCATCGAAAACACTTCTTTCTGTAATGAGGAAGAGGAAACCAGGGTATGTGGTGTTAATTCCAGGACAACAAGTCAACATTTCCCCTCTGACAGTGGTGGGGGAACTAGCTCTCAGATTCTTCAAGGAGATGTTTACTCGGATGAAGAACAAGAACCAGTCTATGAAGAGCATTCTGTTGATTACAGCTTCATGTTGGCATTGGTTTTTCTCATAAGTGGAATTGTTTTAGTTGTCATTGCCTATATCATTCCACGGGAGGCTCAAATAAATCCAGACCAGGTTACAGCACGCCAGATGGAAAAGTTGGAGATGTACTATGCGCAGCTCAGCTCTCACCTTGATAAGTGCATCATTGCTGGACTTGGCTTACTTACTCTAGGTGGGATGCTCTTGTCAGTTCTGTTAATGATTTCTCTATGCAAAGGTGAACTTTATCACCGCAAAAAATTTGGCATCTTAAGGAGATCTATGAAGTCTTATGGCTCAATAAACATGAGGATGGGACAGTTAGCATCTGGAAACGGAAGTGAACCTATCATGGAGTGTTATTCAAGCACAGATACTTAG
- the LOC113643125 gene encoding bladder cancer-associated protein: protein MYCLQWLLPVLLIPKPLNPALWFNHSMFMGFYLLSFLLERKPCTICALVFLAALFLICYSCWGNCFLYHCYDSPLPDSAHDPSIVGT from the coding sequence ATGTACTGCCTCCAGTGGTTACTTCCAGTCCTGCTGATTCCAAAGCCACTGAACCCAGCTCTGTGGTTTAACCACTCTATGTTCATGGGTTTCTACTTGCTTAGCTTCCTGTTGGAAAGGAAGCCATGCACCATTTGTGCCTTAGTGTTCCTCGCAGCATTGTTTCTCATCTGCTACAGCTGCTGGGGAAATTGCTTCCTTTACCACTGCTATGACTCTCCACTGCCAGACTCTGCGCATGATCCCAGCATTGTGGGCACTTAG